One window of the Runella slithyformis DSM 19594 genome contains the following:
- the lgt gene encoding prolipoprotein diacylglyceryl transferase, producing the protein MFGYIIWDVNPEIFSIGSFSIRWYGLLFASGFLIGQRIMTHVFRKEGIKEALLDSLLLTMVIATVVGARLGHFLFYEPEVLLNNPLQVITPPFAGLASHGAAIGILLGLYLYARNKKMSFLWVVDRIVIAVALAGCFIRLGNLMNSEIVGKVTDVPWAFVFTRNFEFTQYPRHPAQLYEAIACLVLCVLLFWIWNQRKSQTPQGLLLGIFLIWVFGLRFVFEFFKENQVAFENELTYNMGQILSIPAILMGIGFLIYAFRNKNKEQRIFTDSLAEEENRSDSLPAKS; encoded by the coding sequence ATGTTTGGCTATATTATCTGGGATGTAAATCCTGAAATTTTCAGTATCGGCAGTTTCTCTATTCGTTGGTATGGATTGTTGTTTGCCTCGGGCTTCCTGATCGGTCAACGCATCATGACGCATGTTTTTCGCAAAGAAGGAATAAAAGAGGCCCTATTGGATTCGCTTCTGCTTACCATGGTCATTGCTACAGTCGTTGGGGCACGGTTGGGGCACTTTTTGTTTTATGAGCCGGAGGTATTGCTTAACAATCCGTTACAGGTCATTACGCCTCCTTTTGCGGGTTTGGCCAGTCACGGAGCGGCAATCGGTATTTTGCTGGGATTATACCTCTACGCCCGTAACAAGAAAATGAGTTTTCTGTGGGTGGTTGACCGTATCGTGATCGCTGTCGCGTTGGCAGGCTGTTTTATTCGCCTCGGCAACCTGATGAATTCCGAGATCGTCGGAAAAGTCACCGACGTTCCCTGGGCGTTTGTATTTACCCGCAACTTCGAGTTTACGCAGTATCCGCGCCACCCGGCACAGTTGTATGAAGCCATTGCCTGTTTGGTGCTTTGTGTTCTGTTGTTTTGGATATGGAACCAACGTAAATCACAGACACCGCAGGGGTTATTACTGGGGATTTTCCTGATATGGGTATTTGGCCTTCGTTTTGTATTTGAGTTTTTCAAAGAAAATCAGGTAGCTTTTGAAAACGAACTGACGTATAACATGGGCCAGATCCTGAGTATTCCGGCCATTTTGATGGGCATTGGGTTTTTGATCTATGCGTTTCGGAATAAAAACAAAGAGCAGCGCATTTTTACCGACTCTTTGGCAGAAGAAGAAAATCGCAGTGATTCACTGCCGGCCAAATCCTAA
- a CDS encoding DUF3291 domain-containing protein has translation MLFHTIHPTSARMPVTTFSLFRFSRPQQWWAFTQMGLKALLNPLPKGILFGKMLGCGRHGFSLLPDLAQYAFIAQWNSRAEAEHFFSSEKTNDYLTHTAESYTVQMTVLQSHGLWDGLNPFTAVTPLPDYAGPVVVLTRASIRLSQLFSFWRHVPHTQRAMQAAAGLRMAVGVGEVPLIQQATVSVWENVEAIKKFAYQSGFHKEVVKKTRQQHWYREELFARFIPVAVSGSYEGKDPMGIIQKTL, from the coding sequence ATGCTGTTTCATACCATTCATCCTACATCGGCCCGCATGCCCGTTACGACGTTTTCTCTTTTTCGTTTTTCACGGCCTCAGCAATGGTGGGCTTTTACCCAAATGGGCCTGAAAGCACTGCTCAACCCGTTACCCAAAGGTATACTTTTTGGGAAAATGTTGGGCTGTGGACGGCACGGATTCAGCCTACTCCCTGATTTGGCGCAGTATGCCTTTATTGCGCAGTGGAACTCGCGCGCAGAAGCAGAACATTTTTTTTCATCCGAAAAAACAAATGACTACCTGACACACACGGCCGAATCATATACCGTTCAGATGACCGTGCTTCAATCGCACGGCCTGTGGGATGGCCTCAATCCGTTTACCGCCGTTACACCTCTACCCGACTACGCCGGTCCCGTAGTGGTGCTGACCCGCGCGAGCATACGATTGAGCCAACTCTTTTCTTTTTGGCGACATGTACCGCACACCCAACGGGCCATGCAGGCAGCCGCGGGCCTCCGAATGGCAGTGGGCGTTGGTGAGGTACCGCTCATTCAACAGGCTACGGTCAGTGTTTGGGAAAATGTGGAAGCCATTAAAAAATTTGCCTACCAAAGCGGATTTCACAAAGAAGTGGTAAAAAAGACCCGCCAACAGCATTGGTATCGGGAAGAACTGTTTGCCCGTTTTATTCCCGTTGCGGTCTCCGGAAGCTATGAGGGAAAAGACCCGATGGGCATCATACAAAAAACACTTTGA
- a CDS encoding TolC family protein — MLQLSKLLFLAIGALLWSLNASAQKTLTLRECVELLTKNNLTYREGQLQAQMADAQVQQSRSLQLPQLGFSAGQNLNFGRSIDRFTNAYIDQLYNTNGIGLGFQVPLFQGFQIQHQIQQGIALRDAALKNREAVLNQQVIRVLQAYVQVLANKALYEAARQQVVSSQQQVERVEKQVAAGTVGQNTLYEIKAQLANDKFDEVTARNNEQLAKLTLFQLMNIQPEKDVVLEPIADAATALSEAPSAEAIYDDAVKMFPEVKSSELRLSSFTGQIKAIQANSLPALSLSGNFAAFYASTNAERSYFKQLDATRNGSLSVGLNIPIMGRWQVRPRVDVARAQQALARNQVDVVKQLLRQSIELAVQQLDATTDRYAAAQSQVESLDANFAAAESRLNAGMINVFEYTLAKANLARAQANAIRSRYEYALQRQIIEFYRKGKWEF, encoded by the coding sequence ATGTTACAGTTATCTAAACTACTATTTTTAGCCATTGGCGCGCTGCTTTGGAGCCTCAATGCAAGTGCCCAAAAGACGTTGACCTTGCGGGAGTGTGTGGAATTGTTGACAAAAAACAACCTTACGTACCGTGAGGGTCAATTGCAGGCACAGATGGCGGATGCACAGGTGCAGCAATCGCGCTCGCTGCAATTGCCTCAATTGGGATTCAGTGCCGGACAAAACCTGAACTTCGGCCGCAGTATCGACCGGTTTACCAATGCCTATATTGATCAGTTATACAATACCAATGGGATTGGCTTAGGGTTTCAGGTGCCGCTGTTTCAGGGGTTTCAGATTCAGCATCAGATTCAGCAGGGCATTGCCCTGCGTGATGCAGCCCTGAAAAACCGGGAAGCTGTCCTGAATCAGCAGGTAATTCGCGTGCTTCAGGCCTATGTGCAGGTATTGGCCAACAAGGCATTGTATGAGGCTGCACGTCAGCAGGTGGTCTCATCGCAGCAGCAGGTGGAGCGGGTGGAAAAGCAGGTTGCCGCCGGAACGGTCGGACAAAATACCCTGTATGAAATAAAAGCCCAATTGGCTAATGATAAATTTGACGAAGTAACCGCGCGCAACAACGAGCAATTGGCCAAATTGACGCTGTTTCAGTTGATGAATATTCAACCTGAAAAAGACGTAGTGCTTGAGCCCATTGCCGACGCCGCCACAGCATTGAGTGAGGCCCCTTCGGCCGAGGCAATTTATGACGATGCCGTAAAGATGTTTCCGGAGGTAAAAAGCAGCGAGCTGCGCCTGAGCAGTTTTACCGGTCAGATCAAAGCCATTCAGGCCAACAGCCTTCCGGCCTTAAGTCTTTCGGGCAATTTTGCCGCCTTTTATGCATCTACCAACGCTGAGCGCAGCTATTTCAAACAGCTTGACGCTACCCGAAACGGATCGCTGAGTGTAGGGTTAAATATTCCCATCATGGGGCGTTGGCAGGTTCGTCCTCGGGTTGATGTGGCCAGAGCGCAGCAGGCCCTGGCACGAAATCAGGTAGATGTGGTAAAGCAATTGCTGCGGCAATCGATCGAATTGGCCGTGCAACAGTTGGATGCTACCACCGACCGGTACGCTGCCGCTCAAAGCCAGGTTGAGTCATTGGATGCCAACTTTGCAGCCGCCGAAAGCCGCCTGAATGCAGGCATGATCAATGTATTTGAATACACACTGGCCAAAGCCAATTTGGCTCGGGCGCAGGCCAACGCCATTCGGTCGCGCTACGAATACGCTCTCCAACGACAGATAATTGAATTTTATCGGAAAGGAAAATGGGAATTCTAG
- a CDS encoding ABC transporter ATP-binding protein produces the protein MIKLKGISKYYPAGFGKTYVLRNINLGINEGEFVSIMGPSGSGKSTLLHILGLLEEPSEGEYLFLDEKVDRLSEKKRTELHRHRIGFVFQAYHLIDELTVYENIETPLLYKGTSSSERKSRVAELLDRFNMVAKKDLFPSQLSGGQQQLVGIARAIVHEPKIIFADEPTGNLHSEQAKEIMELFKELNQKDKVSIVQVTHSEVNAEYGNRVIRLKDGWISE, from the coding sequence ATGATTAAGTTAAAAGGCATCTCAAAATATTATCCGGCAGGTTTTGGAAAAACGTACGTACTGCGCAATATCAATTTGGGAATAAATGAGGGGGAATTTGTGTCCATTATGGGGCCTTCCGGCTCCGGAAAATCCACATTACTCCACATTTTGGGGTTGTTGGAAGAGCCTTCGGAAGGTGAGTACCTGTTCCTGGACGAAAAAGTGGACAGGCTCAGCGAGAAAAAACGGACCGAATTGCACCGTCACCGCATCGGATTTGTCTTTCAGGCTTACCATTTGATCGACGAGCTGACGGTCTACGAAAACATTGAAACGCCGTTATTGTACAAAGGAACTTCCTCCTCAGAGCGGAAAAGCCGGGTAGCTGAACTGTTGGATCGGTTTAATATGGTTGCTAAGAAAGACCTGTTCCCCAGTCAGTTATCGGGCGGGCAGCAGCAGTTGGTGGGTATAGCCCGGGCCATTGTCCATGAGCCTAAGATCATCTTTGCCGACGAGCCAACGGGTAATTTACATTCCGAACAGGCCAAAGAAATCATGGAACTGTTTAAAGAACTCAATCAAAAAGATAAAGTTTCCATTGTGCAGGTGACCCATTCGGAAGTCAATGCCGAATATGGAAACCGGGTTATCCGCCTGAAAGACGGGTGGATCTCGGAATAG